The Pseudomonas sp. KU26590 genomic sequence GTGGCGGGAGCGTTGCTGCGGCCTGGAATCAGCCACGCCGCGAGAACGGCTGCGACAACCACCCCACCCAAAGCCAACACGTGTTTCTTAGGCATCTTGAACCCCATACTTGGACGCTTGACCGCAGAGCGGCTGGCAATCATGGCTTCGATCATCGAATCGCGCGCGACCTGATTGATCGCGCCTGGCCATCCACCGGACTGCTCGTGGATATCAGTGATCTGAGCGGCGCTGAACAACTCAACACCCTGCCCCGCGCCGTCGAGACGCTGAGCCAGATACTCACGGGTTTCTTCTTCGGTATACGGCGCCAGCTCGATAACGTGGAAGCGTTCTTCCTCGGTACCGCTCTCGGCGCACAGCTGATCCAGGCGATCAATGATCGAAGCCTCGCCGAACAGGAAGACATGCGGACGCCCTTCCGGGGTGCCTGCTGCCAATCCCAACAACGCTTCGAGTGCGGATTCGCCCAGTTGTTCGGCATCGTCCACCAGGATGTAGACTTCCTGACCGGTCAGCGCCAACTGCACGACTTGCGCCAGGATCGGGCGCATTTCCGCCTGAGCGACGTTCAGCGCCTGGGCAACCTGGCGCAATACGCCCGTGGCATCCCCTGCACCGCGCGCCGACACCACCACGCTCTGCACCGATTGTTTGTTGGTGCTCGCCACAAGTGCCTGACGCAGCAGCGTCTTGCCGCTGCCCTGAGGCCCGGTGACGACCAGCAGCAGTTGGCTGTAGCGCGCGAGATGATGCAGCTGACCCAGCACGGGCTTGCGCTGCGCCGGGAAAAACTTGAAGCCGGGAACCCGCGTTGCAAAGGGGTCATGACTCAACTGGTAATGACCGAGGAAGGCCTCATCGGCGTGCAAACTAGTCATGGATTTCTCATTAACCTCTAAGCTGATCCACCAAGGCGCGGTAGTCCGCGACCAGTGTGGCCTGTAGTACTTCTTGTGGATATTCGTCAGTTACCACTGCTTCACCGATGCGACGCAACAGCACCAGGCGCAAACGACCGTCAATGACCTTTTTGTCCACCGCCATGTGCTCGAGGAAGTGCTCGGGCGTCATGTCTTGCGGCGGAACCACCGGCAAGCCGGCGCGCTGGAAAATACGAATGCCGCGGTCACGTTCCTGCTCGCTGATCCAGCCCAGACGCGCCGACATTTCCAGCGCCATTACCGTGCCTGCCGACACCGCCTCGCCGTGCAGCCACACGCCGTAACCCATGTGGGTTTCGATGGCGTGGCCGAAGGTGTGGCCGAGGTTCAGCGTGGCACGCACACCAGACTCGCGCTCATCGGCACCGACGACCGCCGCCTTGGCGGCGCACGAGCGCTCGATTGCCGTGGTCAGCGCGACCTGATCCAGCCCGCGGAGCTTGTCCACATTCTCTTCGAGCCACGTCAGGAAAGGTTCGTCACAGATCAGGCCGTATTTGATGACCTCGGCAAGACCGGCGGACAGTTCGCGTTCAGGCAGGGTGTTGAGCGATAACGTGTCGATCAGCACTGCATTGGGCTGATAGAAAGCGCCCACCATGTTTTTGCCCAGCGGGTGATTGATGCCGGTTTTGCCACCGACCGAGGAATCGACCTGGGAGAGCAGTGTGGTCGGCACTTGAATGAATTCGACGCCGCGCTGGTAACAGGCAGCGGCAAAACCAGCCATGTCACCGATAACGCCGCCGCCCAGCGCAATCACAGTGGTGCGGCGGTCGTGGCGTGCGGTGAGCAACGCGTCGAAGATGGTTTGCAGGGTTTCCCAGTTCTTGAAGGCTTCACCGTCGGGTAGCACGATCGGCAAGACGCTGTAACCGGCGAGGGATCGGGTGAGGCGGTCCATGTAGAGCGGCGCAACGGTGGCGTTGGAGACGATCGCCACCTGTTTTCCCGCAATGTACGGTTTGAGCAGCTCTGGCTGATCCAGCAAGCCTTCGCCGATATGGATCGGGTAGCTGCGTTCGCCAAGCTCGACCTTAAGTGTCTGCATGTGTCCCCACGCTGTTAACAATTAGTTGCCTGTGTGCGTCTGAAAAAACGCCGACACCGGCTATGGCGCAAGGCCATGTAGCGACCCCACTTTTTATGGTCGCCGAGGATAGCGCATTTCCGTCTGCGCTTTAACGGGGAGGAAGCTCGGCCAGCAGGGCGAGGATGTCGATAACCACCATTCGTGGCGGCCGCTCATCGGTTTCGATGATGACATCGGCGATCTCGCGGTACAGCGGATCGCGGATCGCCAGCAGTTCGCGCAGCACGCGCGCCGGGTCAGCGGTGCGCAACAACGGTCGATTACGATCCCGCGAGGTCCGACCCACTTGCTGCTCAACCGACGCATGCAGATACACCACCCGACCGCCTGCGTGCAGGGCGCGACGGTTTTCTTCGCGCATGACCGCGCCACCGCCGGTGGCCACGACCACCCCATCCAGTGCGGAGAGTTCGGCGATCATCGCCTGTTCACGATCACGAAAACCCGCTTCTCCTTCCTTGTCGAAGATCCAGGGAATATTGGCACCCGTTCGCAGCTCGATTTCCTTGTCGGAATCCTTGAACGGCAGTCGAAGCTCTTTGGCCAGCAAGCGACCGATGGTGCTTTTACCAGCCCCCATCGGCCCCACAAGAATTAAATTTCGCACAGAATCAACGACTCACAGCAATCGCCTGGTTATTCATGATACGCGGAGTGAGAAACACCAACAGCTCGGATTTTGACTCCGAAACCACATCGCGCCGGAAAAGGCGGCCAACATACGGCACATCGCCCAAAAATGGCACCTTGTCGACGACTTTACTCTGCGTATTCGAGAACACGCCACCGATTACGATGGTCTCGCCGTCGGCCACCAGCACCTTGGCGTTGACTTCGTTTTTCTTGATCGGCGGTACACCCAGCACGGTGTTCACGTAGTCCGGCTCATCTTTCGTGACCTTGACCTCCATGATGATGCGATTGTCAGGCGTGATCTGCGGGGTGACTTCCAGCGACAGCGACGCCTCTTTGAACGACACCGACGTCGCGCCGCTGGAACTCGCCTCCTGATAAGGCACTTCCGTACCTTTCAGAATTTTCGCGGTTTCCTTGTCCGACGTGACGACCTTTGGCTGCGAGACCACTTCGCCGTTGCCGCTCTTCTCCATGGCCGTCAGCTCAAGATCGAGAATCGTATTGTTGGTCAGGAAGCCCAGGCCGATGGACGAGGTGGCGTCAGTCACGCCCATGTCTACGTAGGGACCGTTGGTCGCCGAGGCGCCTGTCACAGTGCCACTGCCGCCGGTAGTGAAATTGCCCTTGCTGCTCGAACCGCCCCAGCGCACGCCCAGTGACTTGTCGTAATCGACGTTGGCCTCGACGATGCGCGCCTCGATCATCACTTGGCGCACCGGGATGTCCAGTTGCGACACGATGCGGCGCAGCTCGTCCAGGCGATCCTGGGTCTGGTAGGCAATGATGTTATTGGTGCGCTCATCGACGGTGATCGAGCCGCGCTCGTCGGTTTTCGATTCAGCGCTGGTCACCGACTGAAACAGCTTGGCGATGTCGGCGGCCTTGGCGTAGTTCACTTGCAGCAACTCACGACGCAACGGTGCCAGCTCGGCAATCTGCTTCAGTGATTCCAGCTCCTGGCGCTCCCGCGCGGCGATCTCGTCAGCCGGACCGACCAGCAAAACGTTACCGATCTTGCGCTTGTCCAGGCCCTTGGTCTTGAGCACCAGATCCAGCGCCTGATCCCACGGCACGTTCTGCAGGCGCAAGGTGATGCCGCCTTGAACGGTGTCGCTCGCCACCAGATTGAGGTTGGTGAAATCAGCGATCAGTTGCAGCACCGAACGCACGTCGATGTCCTGGAAATTCAGCGAAAGCTTCTCGCCGGTGTAGACCAGTTTTTCCGAGTTACGGCGCTCCTGATCTTCGTTAGTCAGGGGACGCACGCTGATGGTCAGCTTGTTATCAGTTTGATAGGCCGAGTAGTCGAACGCACCGGAAGGTTCGATGGAAATACTGGCCTTGTCACCCGTGGCGCTGGAATTGACGAACTGCACCGGGGTCGCGAAATCCTTGACGTCCAGACGCACGCGCAGGGGTTCAGGCAACTGGGTTTTGGCGAAGTCGACACGAATCTTGCCGCCCTGCTCCTGGATGTCCGGCGCGATGCCGGTGTCGCTCAGTTCGATGATGACGTTGCCTTCACCCAACTCGCCGCGCTGGAAGTCGACGTTTTTTACCGACCGCGGGCCAGGTGCATAGGAGCGCGCAACAGGTTTTGACGATTGCGCGGCCGGCACACTCACTCGCGCCGCGCCCATGGCGGTGCTCGGCTGTGAACCCTGGGCCGCCGCAGCGCCCTGGCCCACGACCACGAACAGGTTGTTGCCGTCGACACGCGAGCTGTACGGCGCGAGCGTGGTCAGGTTGATGATCACCCGCGTACGATCCTTGGCTTCAACGACCACAACGCTGTGGGCGTTGCCTGACCCCAAGTCACGGCTCTTGATCGCCAACTGGCTGGTCACACCCGGCAGGTCCAGCGCAATCCGCGCCGGTTGCTCGGTGGTGTAACCGCGCGGCGCCGCCACCGGACCGTCGAAGGACAGTTTCAATTCGACTCGATCCCCCGGTAATGCGGCAACATCCAGCGTCTTGAGGTTAGCCGCCTGGACAACCGGTGAAAGCATCGCCATCCCTAGCGACAGGCCGACAATCGAAAGAATCCTGTTCATGTTCACATTCCACCACTGTGCAGATCCGAAGGTGCTTAGCTTGCTTGCCGTCTTCATGAGCGTTCCTTGAGGGAAATACTGAGCGGACGCTCAAGCCACGCCCCCTCTCCATCCGGAACGATTTCCATCACTTGCACCGCCGAGTCGGTGATCGCCGTAATACGGCCGTCATTGCGCCCCAGATAATCGCCCACTTTCACCCGATGCACGCCACCCGCCCCGCGAAGCAGTGCGAAGGTGCCGGTTTCATTGCTCAGCGTGCCGACCATTTCGAAGGAGTCGATGTTGAAGCCTTCGAGGAACTGCTTCACCCGCGTCGGATCAGGCTGCACCAGGTGCGAACCTTTCGGCCGGTTGACCAGATCGATCTTGATCGGCGGCTGAAACGGACTGCGCAAACTGGCCGCCGCATACGTAAAAGCCTCATACGGCCGGAACTTGGGCATCGCCTCGATGGTGCCAACCGGCCGCGCACGCACCTCGGCCATGAACTGCTTGAGATCGTCAAATTCATTCGAGCTGTCGCAACCCGCGAGCCCCATCAGCGTGACGCCGACGCACAACCAACGCATCGCCCTCATTTCGCTGGCCCTTTCGTGTCGACGTTCTGAAGACCTTTGTCGTTATAACGATAGGTCTTGGCAAGGATGCTCATGCGCAGTTTTCCGGGGGACTTGGCGTCCAGCGGTTTGATCTCGAAGTCATGCAGGGTCACGATTCGCGGCAGGCTGGCGACGCCGCTGGCGAAGGTCGCGAGGTCGTGATAACTACCTGTCACGGTGATCTGGATCGGCAATTCAATATAAAACTGCTGGGCCTCTTCGGGGAGCAGCTTGATTTCCTCGAACTCCAGGCCACTGCCCAGACCGGTGCGGGTGATGTCTTCAAGCAGGCCGGGGACTTCGGTGTCACTCGGCAACTGCCGCAGCAAGGCGCCGAACGTGTTTTCCATCTCCACCATCTGGCTTTTGTAGGCCGCGAGGTTGGCAGCCTGATAGGCCTTGTTCGCGAACTGCTCTTTCAGCGCAGTCTCTTCACCACGGGCCTGATCGAGCTGTGCCTGCATGTCCTGGATATAGAAAAAGTACCCACCGGCCAGCACCAGCGCCAGCAACAGCGCGCCGGCAATGGTCTTGACCGCGGCGGGCCATGAACCCAGGTTATTGATGTCCAGGTCGTTGATGTCGATCTTTTTCAGGCTAGCGAGCCAATCATTCATGTTCATGGCTTGACCCCCTCAACGGCCGGCTGCGTCTGGCGTACCGTCAACTGGAAGGTGTTGGTCTGATCCACGCCTCCCGCAGTATTGGCCTTGACCTCCGTCAGACTCGGCGACTCCAGCCAGTCGGACGCATCCAGATTGCGCAGCAGATCCGAGACCCGGTTATTGGATTCGGCTGCGCCGGAAATGCTGATCATCTGCCCGGTCATTTTTACGTCGTTGAAATAGACGCCATCCGGGAGAGTGCGGGCCAACTGGTCGAAGATGCGGCCAATGATCGGCCGGTTGCCCTGCAGGTCCTGAATGATCTTCATCCGTTCCAGCAATTGTTTGCGCCGCGCCTTCAGCTCGCTGATCTCTTTGATGCGGGCGTCGAGCTGCACGATTTCTGTCTTGATGAACTGACTGCGAGCATTCTGGTGGGCGATGGCACTGCTCAAATACTGATCAGCCAAAAGAATGGCGCCGATGCCAAGCACCAGCACACCGACCAGCGCGAGGATGAAGCGTTTCTTGCGTTCCTCGCGCTGCTGTTCACGCCAGGGGAGTAGGTTGATCCGTGCCATTAGTCGAAGCTCCTCAGGGCCAGACCGCAAGCGATCATCAGTGCGGGAGCATCGCTGGCGAGAGCGCCGGCGTTGACCTTGGCGCTCAGGGCCATGTCAGCGAAAGGGTTCGCCACCAGCGTCGGCGTGCCAAGGCGTTCCTGAATCAAGCGATCAAGACCCGAAATGGAGGCCGTGCCCCCGGCCAGCATGATGTAGTCGACGCGGTTGTACTGACCGGCTGCGAAGAAGAACTGCAGCGAGCGGGACACCTGCTGCACCACGGCGTCCTTGAATGGCTGCAGCACTTCCGTGACGTAGTCGTCGGGGAGCCCGCCCTGCTTTTTCGCGAGCCCGGCCTCGCTCACGGACAAACCGTAACGACGCTGGATTTCCTCGGTGAGCTGGCGACCGCCAAATAATTGTTCACGGGTATAGATGATGCGGCCGTTGTGCAGCACGCTGAGGGTTGTCATGGTCGCGCCAATGTCGATGACGGCGACCGTCAACTGCTCGTGGTCCTGACCCAGCTGCGCAGACAACAGACCGAACGAGCGCTCCAGCGCGTAGGCTTCGACATCGACCACGCGGGCAGTCAGCCCGGCCAGTGCCAGTGCGGCCTCGCGCACCTCGACGTTTTCCTTGCGGCAGGCGGCCAGCAGCACTTCGACACGCTCGGGGTTGCGCGCGGAATAGCCCTGAACTTCGAAATCGATGGCGACTTCTTCAAGCGGATACGGGATGTACTGATCGGCCTCGATTTTGAGCTGGTTTTCCATCTCGTCGTCGGAAAGGCCTGCGTCCATCTCGATGGTCTTGGTGATAACGGCTGAACCTGCGACAGCAACCGCCGCGATTTTGACGTTACTTTTGGCTTTTACCAGCAGACGCGTCAAAGCACTGCCGACACCTTCGAGCTCCGCGATGTTTTTTTCGACCACTGCGTTGGCGGGCAGCGGCTCGACCGCATAAGACTCGACCTTGTAACGGTTGCCGGAACGACTTAGCTCCAGGAGCTTGACCGAGGTGGAGCTAATATCGATCCCCAGAAGGGTGTTGGCCTTCTTACTGAAGAGTTCGAACACAACCGATTCCCTATGCGTTTCCGTCACTTACGGAAGATTTCTAGTCCAGTGCCACTGTCGGCTGACTTGACAGTAGCGCAAATAACGCTCGACGACGAAAAATGCTTATAATGCCCAGCGTTTTTTTCGTGTACCAAAGCTTCAAGGCGTATTCATTTGTAAGTGCCTGCGTCTAACTCATTCTTTTTTCTGGAAATCCAAAAGCCTTGATACGCCTGCTGAAGTTTGTCTGGTGGTCCATCGTCGCGGTCGTCTGCGGGCTGCTGCTCGGTCTGAGCGGCGCCTTTCTCTACCTGGCCCCGAACCTGCCCTCGGTTGATGCGCTGCGAAATATCCAGCTGCAGATCCCCCTGCGCGTGTTCAGCAGCGACGGCAAGCTGATCGCAGAGTTTGGCGAAATGCGCCGTTCTCCCATCCGTTTCGCCGACATTCCGCCCAATTTCATTCATGCCTTGCTGTCTGCCGAAGACGACAACTTCGAAAACCACTATGGCGTGGACCCGAGCAGCCTGATGCGCGCAGCCAGCCAACTGGTCAAAAGCGGTCATATTCAGTCCGGCGGCTCAACCATCACCATGCAGGTCGCAAAAAACTATTTTCTGACGAGCGAGCGCAGTTTTTCGCGCAAAACCACCGAGATTCTCTTGGCCTTGCAAATCGAGCGCCAACTTACCAAGGACGAGATTCTCGAGCTGTACGTCAACAAGATCTATCTGGGTAACCGGGCTTACGGCATCGAGGCCGCAGCGCAGGTTTACTACGGCAAGTCCATCCGCGACCTGAGCGTCGCGCAGATGGCAATGATCGCCGGCCTGCCCAAGGCGCCGTCACGATTCAACCCACTGGCCAACCCGGTGCGCGCCAAAGAGCGCCGCGACTGGATTCTGGGCCGCATGTTCAAGCTGGGGAAAATCGACCAGAACACCTACCAGACCGCCCTTGTCGAGCCGATCAACGCCAGCTATCACGTTCAGAGCCCTGAAGTGAACGCGCCGTATATCGCTGAAATGGCACGCGCCGAAATGGTGGGTCGTTATGGCAGCGCAGCCTACACAGAAGGCTTCCGGGTCACCACTACCGTGCCGAGCGGCTTGCAGGAAGACGCCAACAAGGCGGTGCAGGACGGCTTGATCGAGTACGACCAGCGCCATGGCTATCGCGGGCCTGAAAGCCGATTCCCTGGCCTGACCCGCGAGGGCTGGGTGCAGGAACTGAGCAAACAGCGTCCGATCAGCGGCCTGGAGCCGGCCATCGTCACTCAGGTCGACAAGACCGGCATCCGTGTACTGACCCGTAATGGCGAGAACGAAGAAACCGTCGCCTGGGACAGCATGAAGTGGGCCAAGGCGTTCCTGAACACCAACAGCGTCGGCGCCAGTCCCAAGCAGCCCGGCGATGTCGCCCATGTCGGCGATCTGGTGCGCTTGCAGCGTCAGCCGGACAACTCGCTGAAGTTCAGCCAGCTTCCGGTGGCGCAGAGCGCGCTGGTTTCGCTGGACCCGCAGAACGGCGCGATTCGTGCGCTGGTGGGCGGCTTCGCGTTCGAGCAGAGCAACTACAACCGCGCGATGCAGGCCAAGCGTCAGCCGGGCTCCAGCTTCAAGCCTTTCCTGTATTCGGCAGCGCTGGAC encodes the following:
- a CDS encoding penicillin-binding protein 1A yields the protein MRLLKFVWWSIVAVVCGLLLGLSGAFLYLAPNLPSVDALRNIQLQIPLRVFSSDGKLIAEFGEMRRSPIRFADIPPNFIHALLSAEDDNFENHYGVDPSSLMRAASQLVKSGHIQSGGSTITMQVAKNYFLTSERSFSRKTTEILLALQIERQLTKDEILELYVNKIYLGNRAYGIEAAAQVYYGKSIRDLSVAQMAMIAGLPKAPSRFNPLANPVRAKERRDWILGRMFKLGKIDQNTYQTALVEPINASYHVQSPEVNAPYIAEMARAEMVGRYGSAAYTEGFRVTTTVPSGLQEDANKAVQDGLIEYDQRHGYRGPESRFPGLTREGWVQELSKQRPISGLEPAIVTQVDKTGIRVLTRNGENEETVAWDSMKWAKAFLNTNSVGASPKQPGDVAHVGDLVRLQRQPDNSLKFSQLPVAQSALVSLDPQNGAIRALVGGFAFEQSNYNRAMQAKRQPGSSFKPFLYSAALDNGYTAASLVNDAPIVFVDEAIDKVWRPKNDTGTFLGPIRLREALYKSRNLVSIRLLQSLGVNTAINYITRFGFNKQDLPPNLSLALGTATLTPMEIVSGWSAFANGGYKLSPYLIQKIEDREGKTLFVANPPTVPANDPNPKAVSEAAISSASTYAAPQTPPLTANVVPNALDASGAAPAPVVAERIVDGRTVYILNSMLQDVIKRGTGRRALSMNRPDIAGKTGTTNDSKDAWFTGYNADYVTTVWTGFDQPESLGRHEFGGTVALPIWMKYMSAALKDKPPHVQAEPDGILSLRIDPVSGRSATPSTPGAFFELFKSEDTPPSVNELGGSPPPGSPLPADESAPIDLF
- a CDS encoding pilus assembly protein PilP; its protein translation is MRAMRWLCVGVTLMGLAGCDSSNEFDDLKQFMAEVRARPVGTIEAMPKFRPYEAFTYAAASLRSPFQPPIKIDLVNRPKGSHLVQPDPTRVKQFLEGFNIDSFEMVGTLSNETGTFALLRGAGGVHRVKVGDYLGRNDGRITAITDSAVQVMEIVPDGEGAWLERPLSISLKERS
- the pilO gene encoding type 4a pilus biogenesis protein PilO, with amino-acid sequence MNMNDWLASLKKIDINDLDINNLGSWPAAVKTIAGALLLALVLAGGYFFYIQDMQAQLDQARGEETALKEQFANKAYQAANLAAYKSQMVEMENTFGALLRQLPSDTEVPGLLEDITRTGLGSGLEFEEIKLLPEEAQQFYIELPIQITVTGSYHDLATFASGVASLPRIVTLHDFEIKPLDAKSPGKLRMSILAKTYRYNDKGLQNVDTKGPAK
- the aroB gene encoding 3-dehydroquinate synthase gives rise to the protein MQTLKVELGERSYPIHIGEGLLDQPELLKPYIAGKQVAIVSNATVAPLYMDRLTRSLAGYSVLPIVLPDGEAFKNWETLQTIFDALLTARHDRRTTVIALGGGVIGDMAGFAAACYQRGVEFIQVPTTLLSQVDSSVGGKTGINHPLGKNMVGAFYQPNAVLIDTLSLNTLPERELSAGLAEVIKYGLICDEPFLTWLEENVDKLRGLDQVALTTAIERSCAAKAAVVGADERESGVRATLNLGHTFGHAIETHMGYGVWLHGEAVSAGTVMALEMSARLGWISEQERDRGIRIFQRAGLPVVPPQDMTPEHFLEHMAVDKKVIDGRLRLVLLRRIGEAVVTDEYPQEVLQATLVADYRALVDQLRG
- a CDS encoding SPOR domain-containing protein, which gives rise to MTSLHADEAFLGHYQLSHDPFATRVPGFKFFPAQRKPVLGQLHHLARYSQLLLVVTGPQGSGKTLLRQALVASTNKQSVQSVVVSARGAGDATGVLRQVAQALNVAQAEMRPILAQVVQLALTGQEVYILVDDAEQLGESALEALLGLAAGTPEGRPHVFLFGEASIIDRLDQLCAESGTEEERFHVIELAPYTEEETREYLAQRLDGAGQGVELFSAAQITDIHEQSGGWPGAINQVARDSMIEAMIASRSAVKRPSMGFKMPKKHVLALGGVVVAAVLAAWLIPGRSNAPATAPANSQAQLPLGQGQAPAQQSNNGGPAIEFAGNSQPMPLPMNGSQPATRAPLAEAAGSGEGDGEDGGPAANQALQPPTVTTTAPPAGATASPAPTMAQQPVPAPRPAPAAKPAPAPAPAAKPAPAPTQVATAKPAPAAAAKPAAAASGAAGSGWYAGQAPTHYVVQILGTSSEATAQSYVKEQGGEYRYFKKTLQGKPLFVVTYGSFADRTAALTAIKALPEKIQAGKPWPRTVGSIQQELAAAR
- the pilQ gene encoding type IV pilus secretin PilQ; this encodes MNRILSIVGLSLGMAMLSPVVQAANLKTLDVAALPGDRVELKLSFDGPVAAPRGYTTEQPARIALDLPGVTSQLAIKSRDLGSGNAHSVVVVEAKDRTRVIINLTTLAPYSSRVDGNNLFVVVGQGAAAAQGSQPSTAMGAARVSVPAAQSSKPVARSYAPGPRSVKNVDFQRGELGEGNVIIELSDTGIAPDIQEQGGKIRVDFAKTQLPEPLRVRLDVKDFATPVQFVNSSATGDKASISIEPSGAFDYSAYQTDNKLTISVRPLTNEDQERRNSEKLVYTGEKLSLNFQDIDVRSVLQLIADFTNLNLVASDTVQGGITLRLQNVPWDQALDLVLKTKGLDKRKIGNVLLVGPADEIAARERQELESLKQIAELAPLRRELLQVNYAKAADIAKLFQSVTSAESKTDERGSITVDERTNNIIAYQTQDRLDELRRIVSQLDIPVRQVMIEARIVEANVDYDKSLGVRWGGSSSKGNFTTGGSGTVTGASATNGPYVDMGVTDATSSIGLGFLTNNTILDLELTAMEKSGNGEVVSQPKVVTSDKETAKILKGTEVPYQEASSSGATSVSFKEASLSLEVTPQITPDNRIIMEVKVTKDEPDYVNTVLGVPPIKKNEVNAKVLVADGETIVIGGVFSNTQSKVVDKVPFLGDVPYVGRLFRRDVVSESKSELLVFLTPRIMNNQAIAVSR
- a CDS encoding pilus assembly protein PilM; the protein is MFELFSKKANTLLGIDISSTSVKLLELSRSGNRYKVESYAVEPLPANAVVEKNIAELEGVGSALTRLLVKAKSNVKIAAVAVAGSAVITKTIEMDAGLSDDEMENQLKIEADQYIPYPLEEVAIDFEVQGYSARNPERVEVLLAACRKENVEVREAALALAGLTARVVDVEAYALERSFGLLSAQLGQDHEQLTVAVIDIGATMTTLSVLHNGRIIYTREQLFGGRQLTEEIQRRYGLSVSEAGLAKKQGGLPDDYVTEVLQPFKDAVVQQVSRSLQFFFAAGQYNRVDYIMLAGGTASISGLDRLIQERLGTPTLVANPFADMALSAKVNAGALASDAPALMIACGLALRSFD
- the aroK gene encoding shikimate kinase AroK; the encoded protein is MRNLILVGPMGAGKSTIGRLLAKELRLPFKDSDKEIELRTGANIPWIFDKEGEAGFRDREQAMIAELSALDGVVVATGGGAVMREENRRALHAGGRVVYLHASVEQQVGRTSRDRNRPLLRTADPARVLRELLAIRDPLYREIADVIIETDERPPRMVVIDILALLAELPPR
- a CDS encoding PilN domain-containing protein, producing the protein MARINLLPWREQQREERKKRFILALVGVLVLGIGAILLADQYLSSAIAHQNARSQFIKTEIVQLDARIKEISELKARRKQLLERMKIIQDLQGNRPIIGRIFDQLARTLPDGVYFNDVKMTGQMISISGAAESNNRVSDLLRNLDASDWLESPSLTEVKANTAGGVDQTNTFQLTVRQTQPAVEGVKP